One genomic region from Microcoleus sp. FACHB-672 encodes:
- a CDS encoding DUF4347 domain-containing protein, which produces MPNQIIFVDSTVQNYQSLLQGAAPNAEIVILDSQRSDIEQISEILENRVSLDAVHLIAHGSEGSLKLGSDTLNSESLSQLQSWGNALTEDGDILLYGCDVASGDTGLNFVQKLSQVTGTDIAASNNKTGSSALGADWDLEIAIGSIETATPFSAEAMDAYEYALADFAVTVATDNGIGNTAGTLSWAILQANNMAGDDTITLSNSVRLTGSPQIAIDSNINIIGNNNIVSGDANDSGNNDAGDVRPFFVRSGVVSFSNLRVTGGRAQGGNGGAGAAGMGGGLFIYGGTVTLSNVGFSNNSAIGGNGGNGSSGGNGGNGGGGGFGAGFIRFFGGNGYGGNGGNGFGGGGGGGGGYGGGFGGNGGNGSSGGNGGNGGGGGNGGGGGGGGSGGGGNGTYGGLRGFGGGNGGNGGNGGGGGGGAAVGGGGAGLGGAIFIRTGRLNLNGTTFTNNSATGGTGRGQGKGGAIFAMLSVTNTNGNNQGMPSSLPTVNAVGSLPNFSGNNAADNVNTNAITSGVAADNEDVYGVINLQLPTASISAGTSATEGGNPGIFTVTLSGAASSATTLNYTIAGSATNGTDYTTLSGAVTIAAGQTSATINVSPINDTQLDFNETVDLTLAAGTGYSIAASPNNTARLTIEDNDIAYFLFQNSNIITEGNSGTTNATYTISRAGRIDVAGSVELSFGGTATNGSDYNNLQATGTGITNTGNIVNFAAGATSATVTLNVLGDTVDEENETIQISLTPSTTPAGFQAIIPNSTPVTTTITDNDTAGFTLTNAGVTLNTTETGGQASFTVQLNTQPTANVTIAFTSSNSAEGTVTPSVTFTSANWNTPQTVTLTGVDDNVVDGNVAYQITGTVSSTDTQYSALIFPSVSASNSNNDIEYAITGNNATVAEGNTGTTPITYTITRTGGTDQVSSVNLDLAGTATNNTDYTLASATGTGISLTGNIVNFAADATSATVTLNVLGDVADEENEQILVSLSSPTAPAGFQAATDSDFTSVTTTITDDDTADFIITPVEVTFNTSEAGGTATFTVALNTQPSTDVTIAFTSSNNAEGTVTPSVTFNSTNWNTPQTVTLTGIDDNVVDGNVAYQITGTVSSTDTQYSALIFPSVSASNTDNDTAGVTITQSAGNTSVTETGATDTYTIALNTIPTGSVEITATADTQTEISLDGTTFSNSITFSRTDTSAQTITVRAINDNVVENNHAGTITHTISDSAASEYLTTLVINPVTVNITDANQPPTVTNISKPGSEDTAITFTAADFTGAFTDANGDSLTQIQIASLPSSGSLILNGVAVTAAQVIDTANLGNLTFTPNPNFNGILSFDWNGFDGTAYATTNATVNLNITPVNDAPIVTNIAKVAEEDTTISFTAADFTGTFSDVDANSLTKIQITTLPANGTLSLNGVAVTANQEIEFAALGNLSFTPSANFTGSTSFNWNGFDGSTYAVAGATVNLTLNPINDLPALSNISLSGDEDTAISFTAANFTSAFTDADGDSLTKIKITALPAQGNLTLNGVSVAPNQEIAVAEIAGLTFMPNPNFNGTLSLSWNGFDGTSYSATNAQINLTVNPINDLPVVSTISKTGSAGIAIAFASADFQSAFGDLDNNPLSKIQITSLPGNGSLTLNGVAVTANQEIETAALASLAFTPNAGFSGVITFGWNGFDGTAYATAGANVSLAVDVINTAATLGNIAKVGNENADIAFTAGDFTSQFIDADNNPLALVKITSLPTNGTLKLSGVSVTANQEIEATALGNLVFSPNANFDGTTSFTWNAFDSITYATAAASVNLTVNNVNNLPIVSTVVKQGDEDTNLVFSATDFTNAFGDLDVESLAKIQLTSLPQNGTLSLAGAAVTVNQEIAIAELNNLSFTPNANFNGAVTFNWNGSDGTAYATTGSTISLTVNAVNDLPTLSTAIIDQSAMQNTAFNFTVADTTFTDVDGDILTYSASLENGSALPSWLSFNPTTRAFSGTPAADNLGAINVKVTASDGVATVSDVLTLTVSATPNTAPVVATPISDRTATAGTVFSYTFPENTFVDADGDALTYTLTLADGSPLPAWLSFNAQTRTISGTPPEGAAVTFDVLVTASDTAGASAGDRFNLAVSAPTSTPTPEPTPAPTPNPTPAPTPNPTPTPAPTPNPTPTPAPAPAPTPTPIDTSCLCDLFPTPNLVAGSIIPNVVEGNFTGGNGVDSFVGGAAGEAFYGESGDDIIIAMNGNDNVYGGEGQDLLFGNIGTDFIDAGVGNDIAFGGQDADGILGGDGDDIALGDLGNDTIFGGAGNDLLFCNKGNDFIDGEDGNDTIFGGKDHDALLGGNGNDVVLGDIGNDTILGGVGNDLLFGNVGADFIAGGEGNDTIFGGKDNDIIKGGKGDDILLGDIGNDTLCGGEGNDSVFGNTGDDIMDGCEGDDSLYGGKDNDTLIGNVGNDLLNGELGEDSLYGNQGSDTLNGGDGNDSLCGGKENDFLTGGNGDDVLKGDLGNDILTGGEGSDRFVLKSGAGSDTIADFTDGEDLLGLSAGLTFENLTISSSNNVTLILAGDELLASLSGVQAGLITVNNFAQV; this is translated from the coding sequence TTTTAGACAGTCAAAGAAGCGACATTGAGCAAATCAGCGAAATTTTAGAGAACCGAGTCAGCTTGGACGCGGTGCATCTAATCGCGCACGGCAGCGAAGGGAGTTTAAAACTAGGTTCCGACACACTCAATAGTGAAAGCCTCAGCCAACTACAAAGCTGGGGAAACGCTTTAACAGAAGATGGCGATATATTGCTGTATGGCTGTGATGTGGCTTCTGGAGATACCGGCCTGAATTTTGTTCAGAAACTGAGTCAAGTTACCGGCACGGATATTGCGGCATCTAATAACAAAACCGGCAGCAGCGCACTTGGGGCAGATTGGGATTTAGAAATCGCCATCGGCAGCATTGAAACGGCAACTCCTTTCTCTGCGGAAGCGATGGATGCTTATGAGTATGCCCTGGCAGACTTTGCGGTTACGGTTGCCACCGACAACGGAATCGGCAATACTGCTGGCACCTTAAGCTGGGCAATTTTGCAAGCGAATAACATGGCAGGAGATGACACGATTACCCTATCTAACAGTGTCAGACTCACAGGTAGCCCGCAAATCGCAATTGACAGCAATATCAACATCATTGGCAATAATAATATCGTCAGTGGGGATGCCAATGATAGCGGCAATAATGATGCCGGTGATGTGCGCCCCTTCTTTGTGAGGTCGGGGGTTGTCAGCTTCTCCAACCTTCGTGTTACGGGAGGCCGAGCGCAAGGTGGAAATGGCGGTGCCGGTGCTGCCGGTATGGGAGGCGGATTATTCATTTATGGCGGAACGGTAACGCTCAGTAATGTCGGCTTCTCCAACAACTCTGCAATCGGCGGCAATGGCGGCAATGGCAGCAGTGGCGGCAATGGCGGCAATGGCGGCGGCGGCGGCTTTGGCGCCGGCTTTATCCGCTTTTTTGGCGGCAATGGCTATGGCGGCAATGGCGGCAATGGCTTTGGCGGCGGCGGCGGCGGCGGCGGCGGCTATGGCGGCGGCTTTGGCGGCAATGGCGGCAATGGCAGCAGTGGCGGCAATGGCGGCAATGGCGGCGGCGGCGGCAATGGCGGCGGCGGCGGCGGCGGTGGCAGTGGCGGCGGCGGCAATGGCACCTATGGCGGCTTACGCGGCTTTGGCGGCGGCAATGGCGGCAATGGCGGCAATGGCGGCGGCGGCGGCGGCGGCGCCGCCGTCGGCGGCGGGGGTGCCGGCTTGGGAGGAGCAATCTTTATTCGCACCGGCCGCTTAAACCTCAACGGCACAACCTTCACTAACAACAGTGCCACCGGCGGCACCGGCCGCGGCCAAGGTAAAGGTGGAGCCATTTTTGCCATGCTATCTGTCACCAACACCAACGGCAATAACCAGGGAATGCCTTCTAGCCTCCCCACCGTCAATGCTGTCGGCAGCCTGCCCAACTTCAGCGGCAATAACGCTGCCGACAACGTCAACACTAACGCCATAACTTCTGGTGTTGCAGCAGATAACGAGGACGTTTATGGGGTGATAAACCTACAACTTCCCACCGCCAGCATCAGCGCCGGCACTTCTGCTACAGAAGGCGGAAACCCTGGCATTTTTACTGTCACTCTCAGCGGAGCCGCATCGAGCGCCACTACCCTTAATTACACTATTGCCGGCAGTGCAACCAACGGCACAGACTACACCACTTTAAGTGGAGCTGTGACGATTGCTGCCGGTCAAACCTCCGCCACAATAAATGTCAGTCCCATTAACGATACCCAACTCGATTTCAACGAAACCGTTGACCTCACCCTCGCCGCCGGCACCGGCTACAGCATCGCCGCCTCGCCAAATAACACGGCTAGGCTAACCATTGAAGATAACGATATCGCATATTTCCTCTTTCAAAACTCAAATATCATTACAGAAGGAAACAGCGGCACAACCAACGCCACCTACACAATCTCTCGTGCCGGACGCATTGATGTCGCCGGCAGCGTCGAGCTGAGCTTTGGGGGAACTGCCACTAACGGCAGCGACTACAACAACTTACAAGCCACCGGCACCGGCATTACCAATACTGGAAATATCGTTAACTTTGCTGCCGGTGCGACATCTGCAACCGTCACCTTAAATGTCTTAGGCGATACTGTGGATGAAGAGAACGAAACTATACAAATTTCTCTGACTCCCAGCACCACCCCTGCCGGTTTTCAAGCAATAATCCCCAACTCGACTCCTGTCACTACAACAATTACCGATAACGATACGGCAGGCTTCACCCTCACGAATGCCGGTGTCACCCTCAACACCACAGAAACCGGGGGACAAGCAAGTTTTACGGTTCAGTTAAATACCCAACCTACCGCTAATGTCACGATTGCCTTTACTAGCAGCAACAGTGCAGAAGGCACAGTCACTCCATCTGTCACCTTCACATCTGCTAACTGGAACACTCCTCAAACTGTTACCCTCACCGGCGTTGATGATAATGTGGTTGATGGCAATGTTGCCTATCAAATCACCGGCACTGTTTCCAGCACTGATACCCAATACAGCGCATTAATCTTCCCCTCAGTTTCTGCCAGCAACAGCAATAACGACATCGAGTATGCCATCACAGGCAACAACGCCACAGTCGCGGAAGGAAACACCGGCACCACCCCGATTACCTATACCATCACCCGTACAGGGGGTACAGATCAAGTTAGTAGCGTCAATCTTGACTTAGCCGGCACCGCTACGAATAACACAGATTACACCCTAGCCTCAGCAACCGGCACCGGCATTAGCTTAACCGGAAATATCGTTAACTTTGCTGCCGATGCGACATCTGCAACCGTCACCTTAAATGTCTTAGGCGATGTTGCCGATGAAGAGAACGAACAGATCCTAGTTTCTCTTTCTTCTCCAACTGCACCTGCCGGTTTTCAGGCAGCAACCGATTCCGACTTTACTTCTGTTACTACTACTATCACCGATGATGACACGGCAGATTTTATCATCACCCCTGTCGAGGTTACCTTCAACACCAGTGAAGCCGGGGGAACGGCAACATTTACCGTTGCACTCAATACCCAACCCAGCACTGATGTCACCATTGCCTTCACCAGCAGCAACAATGCAGAAGGCACAGTCACTCCATCCGTCACATTCAATTCCACCAATTGGAACACCCCCCAAACTGTTACCCTCACCGGCATTGATGATAATGTTGTCGATGGCAATGTTGCCTATCAAATCACCGGCACTGTTTCCAGCACTGATACCCAATACAGCGCATTAATCTTCCCCTCAGTTTCTGCCAGCAACACCGACAACGACACTGCCGGCGTCACAATTACCCAATCTGCCGGTAACACCTCAGTTACCGAAACTGGCGCAACAGACACTTACACAATCGCCTTAAATACAATTCCCACCGGCAGCGTAGAAATTACCGCCACCGCCGACACCCAAACCGAAATCAGTCTAGATGGCACCACATTTTCTAACAGTATTACCTTCAGTCGTACCGACACCAGCGCTCAAACAATCACCGTACGAGCCATTAATGATAATGTCGTAGAAAATAACCATGCCGGCACCATCACCCACACTATCAGTGACAGTGCCGCTAGTGAATATCTCACCACACTCGTCATTAATCCTGTCACTGTTAATATCACCGACGCCAACCAACCCCCTACAGTTACTAATATCAGCAAACCCGGCAGTGAAGACACCGCAATTACCTTCACGGCTGCTGATTTCACCGGCGCATTTACGGATGCAAACGGCGACAGCTTAACCCAAATTCAAATTGCCTCCTTACCCAGCAGTGGCAGCCTGATATTAAATGGAGTCGCTGTCACCGCCGCACAAGTAATTGATACTGCTAATCTCGGCAATCTCACCTTCACTCCCAACCCCAACTTTAACGGCATCCTTAGCTTTGACTGGAATGGATTTGACGGCACCGCTTACGCCACTACCAACGCCACCGTCAACCTCAATATCACCCCCGTTAATGACGCACCCATCGTCACCAATATTGCCAAAGTTGCAGAAGAAGATACTACTATTTCTTTCACTGCCGCTGACTTCACCGGCACCTTTAGTGATGTTGACGCCAACAGCCTCACCAAAATTCAAATTACCACCTTGCCAGCTAACGGCACACTCAGCTTAAATGGCGTTGCCGTCACAGCCAATCAAGAAATTGAGTTTGCGGCTTTAGGCAATCTATCTTTCACTCCATCTGCAAATTTCACCGGCAGCACCAGTTTTAATTGGAATGGCTTTGATGGCAGCACTTACGCAGTTGCCGGTGCAACCGTTAACCTGACACTCAATCCCATCAATGATCTGCCGGCACTCAGTAATATCAGCCTATCAGGCGATGAAGATACCGCCATTTCCTTCACAGCCGCTAACTTCACCAGCGCCTTTACGGATGCTGACGGCGACAGCCTCACCAAAATCAAAATTACCGCACTGCCGGCACAGGGAAATCTCACCTTAAACGGAGTTTCTGTTGCACCCAATCAAGAAATTGCCGTTGCCGAAATAGCCGGTTTAACCTTCATGCCTAACCCCAATTTTAACGGCACCCTCAGCTTAAGTTGGAATGGTTTTGACGGCACCAGTTATTCCGCAACGAATGCACAAATCAACTTAACTGTCAACCCGATAAATGATTTGCCGGTTGTTAGTACAATTAGCAAAACCGGAAGTGCCGGCATTGCCATTGCTTTTGCTTCCGCTGACTTCCAAAGTGCCTTTGGAGATTTAGATAATAATCCGCTCAGCAAGATTCAAATCACCTCACTTCCGGGTAATGGAAGTCTGACATTAAACGGAGTCGCTGTCACAGCGAATCAAGAAATTGAAACCGCTGCTTTAGCAAGCCTTGCCTTTACACCGAATGCCGGCTTCTCTGGAGTTATCACTTTTGGTTGGAATGGCTTTGATGGCACAGCTTATGCAACTGCCGGCGCAAATGTTAGTTTGGCAGTTGATGTAATTAACACCGCGGCAACTTTAGGGAATATTGCTAAAGTCGGGAATGAAAATGCTGACATTGCGTTTACTGCAGGCGACTTTACCAGCCAGTTTATCGATGCAGATAACAACCCGCTAGCGCTCGTTAAAATTACCTCGCTTCCCACGAATGGAACCCTCAAACTCAGCGGCGTCTCTGTCACAGCGAATCAAGAAATTGAAGCAACGGCTTTAGGAAATCTTGTCTTTTCTCCCAACGCCAATTTTGATGGCACAACCAGTTTTACTTGGAATGCGTTTGATAGCATCACCTACGCAACGGCTGCTGCGAGTGTTAACCTCACCGTCAATAATGTTAATAACCTGCCGATTGTCAGTACGGTGGTTAAACAAGGCGATGAAGATACGAACCTTGTATTTTCTGCAACTGATTTTACTAACGCCTTTGGAGATTTAGATGTCGAAAGTTTAGCGAAGATTCAACTCACCTCGCTACCTCAAAATGGCACGCTAAGTTTAGCCGGCGCTGCGGTAACGGTTAATCAAGAAATTGCGATTGCGGAACTCAATAATTTGAGTTTTACACCGAATGCTAATTTTAATGGAGCGGTTACTTTTAATTGGAATGGTTCAGATGGCACGGCGTATGCGACAACAGGGAGTACGATAAGTTTAACGGTTAATGCGGTTAATGATCTGCCAACGTTATCAACAGCAATTATTGATCAAAGTGCGATGCAAAATACCGCCTTTAATTTCACAGTTGCAGACACTACATTCACCGATGTTGATGGCGATATTCTCACTTACAGTGCCAGTTTGGAAAATGGCAGTGCTTTGCCAAGTTGGTTAAGCTTTAACCCGACAACCCGCGCGTTTTCCGGAACACCGGCAGCGGATAATTTAGGCGCAATTAATGTAAAAGTAACGGCATCAGATGGTGTAGCAACGGTTAGTGATGTGTTGACTTTAACGGTTAGCGCTACCCCAAATACTGCGCCGGTAGTGGCAACGCCAATTTCAGATCGTACAGCAACGGCGGGAACAGTCTTTAGTTATACGTTCCCGGAAAATACGTTTGTTGATGCGGATGGGGATGCGCTGACTTATACGTTGACGCTGGCAGATGGCAGTCCCTTACCGGCATGGTTGAGTTTTAATGCACAAACACGCACGATTTCAGGGACACCTCCTGAAGGTGCGGCAGTAACGTTTGATGTTTTGGTGACTGCATCAGATACTGCCGGTGCTTCTGCTGGTGATCGCTTTAATTTGGCGGTGAGTGCTCCCACATCCACTCCGACACCTGAACCCACACCGGCACCAACTCCTAACCCAACGCCGGCACCAACTCCTAATCCTACGCCAACGCCGGCACCAACTCCTAATCCTACGCCAACGCCGGCACCGGCACCCGCACCCACTCCCACACCTATCGATACCAGTTGTCTTTGTGATCTTTTCCCCACGCCAAATTTAGTTGCCGGCAGCATCATTCCCAATGTTGTTGAAGGCAATTTCACTGGCGGCAACGGTGTAGATTCTTTTGTCGGAGGCGCTGCCGGTGAAGCCTTTTATGGGGAAAGCGGTGATGACATTATTATTGCTATGAATGGCAATGATAATGTGTATGGCGGTGAAGGACAGGACTTACTCTTTGGCAATATTGGCACGGATTTCATTGATGCCGGTGTTGGCAATGATATCGCTTTTGGCGGTCAAGATGCGGATGGTATATTAGGCGGCGATGGCGATGATATTGCCTTAGGTGATCTCGGCAATGATACGATTTTTGGTGGTGCCGGCAATGATTTGCTATTCTGCAACAAAGGCAATGATTTTATTGATGGCGAAGATGGCAACGATACTATTTTTGGCGGCAAAGATCATGATGCTTTGTTAGGCGGAAATGGCAATGATGTTGTCTTAGGTGATATCGGGAACGATACGATTCTTGGCGGTGTCGGCAACGATTTATTATTCGGCAATGTTGGCGCTGATTTTATTGCCGGTGGCGAGGGCAATGATACGATTTTTGGCGGCAAGGATAACGACATCATTAAAGGGGGGAAGGGTGATGATATTCTCCTCGGTGATATTGGCAATGATACCCTGTGTGGCGGCGAGGGGAATGATAGTGTCTTTGGCAATACCGGCGATGACATTATGGATGGCTGTGAAGGCGATGATAGTCTTTACGGCGGTAAGGATAATGACACGTTAATTGGCAATGTTGGCAATGACTTGCTCAATGGGGAATTGGGTGAGGATTCGCTTTATGGCAATCAAGGGAGTGATACCCTCAATGGTGGCGATGGGAATGATAGCCTCTGTGGTGGTAAGGAAAATGATTTCCTGACTGGCGGTAATGGCGATGATGTACTCAAGGGTGATTTGGGTAACGATATCTTAACCGGCGGGGAGGGCAGTGATCGTTTTGTGCTGAAATCTGGTGCCGGCAGTGATACGATTGCCGATTTTACGGATGGGGAAGATTTGCTGGGTTTAAGTGCCGGTTTAACGTTCGAGAATCTCACGATTTCTTCGAGTAATAATGTCACTTTAATTCTTGCCGGTGATGAATTGTTAGCCTCTTTAAGTGGTGTGCAAGCCGGCTTGATCACTGTCAATAATTTTGCCCAAGTGTAG